In Bos taurus isolate L1 Dominette 01449 registration number 42190680 breed Hereford chromosome 10, ARS-UCD2.0, whole genome shotgun sequence, the genomic window gagtcttttccaatgagtcaactcttcacataaggtggccaaagtactggagtttcagctttagcatcattctttccaaagaaatcccaggactggtctccttcagaatggactggttggatttccttgcagtccaagggactctcaagagtcttctccaacaccacagttcaaaagcatcaattcttcagcgctcagctttcttcacagtccaactctcacatccatacatgactactggaaaaaccaaagccttgactagatggacctttgttggcaaagtaatgtctctgcttttgaatatgctatctaggttggtcataactttccttccaaagagtaagcaccttttaatttcatggctgcagtcaccatctgtagtgattttggagcccccaaaaataaagtctgacactgtttccactgtttccccatctatttcccatgaagtgatgggaccagatgccatgatcttcattttctgaatgttgagctttttcactctcctctttcactttcatcaagaggctttttagttccttttcactttctgacataagggtggtgtaatctgcatatctgaggttattgatatttctcccagcaatcctgattccagcttgtgtttcttccagcccagcatttctcatgatgtactctgcatagaagttaaataagcagggtgacaatatacaaccttgacatactccttttcctatttggaaccagtctgttgttccatgaccagttctaactgttacttcctgacctgcatacaggtttctcaagaggcaggtcaggtggtctggtattcccatctctttcagaattttccacagtttattgtgatccacacaatcaaaggctttggcatagtcaataaagcagaaatagatgtttctctggaactctcttgctttttcgatgatccagcggatgttggcaatttgatctctggttcctctgccttttccaaaaccagcttgaacatctggaagttcatggttcacgtgttgctgaagcctggcttggagaattttgagcattactcctCCAGTAAGGTAGCGAGAGTAAATATTATAATCTCCATTTAAGCAAAATGCATTTCAGAGAGGTCTGATTTGCCCAAACTTCCACATCAAAACCAAAGTCTAGATTTTCTGAGTCCCAATCTTATTATTCTTGGCAGGGGGAACTATTAAGTTTCTATTAAGAACTtcaacattgccgggagaaatattaataacctcagatatgcagatgacaccacccttatggcagaaagtgaagaggaactaaaaagcctcttgatgaaagtgaaagaggagggtgaaaaagctcaacattcagaaaatgaagatcatggcatctggtcccatcacttcatgggaaatagatggggaaacagtggaaacagtgtcacactttattttttggggctccaaaatcactgcagatggtgattgcagccatgaaattaaaagatgcttactccttagaaggaaagttatgaccgacctagatagtatattcaaaagcagagacattactttgccaacaaaggtctgtctaatcaaggctatggtttttccagtagtcatgtatggatgtgagagttggactgtgaagaaagctgagtgccgaagaattgatgcttttgaacttggtgttggaaaagactcttgagagtcccttggacttcaaggagatccaaccagtccatcttaaatgagaccagtcctgggatttctttggaagaaatgaggctaaagctgaaactccagtactttggtcacctcatgcaaaaagttgactcattggaaaagaccctgatgctgggagggattgggggcaggagaaggggacgacagaagatgagatggctggatggcatcactgactcgatggacgtgagtctgagtgaactccgggagttggtgatgtacagggaggcctggcgtgtccCCTTCATGTCTCCaactgtagggggcatgggttccatccctggtcagggaactaagatcctgcgagGCATGTGACacggacaaagaaaaaaaaagaactacattTTAGTGGTTCATGTATCAAAACCAGAGAAGTAGATACAGGTATAACTGTTGGAATGGATGAATTCCCACTGTTTAGTTGTTCAAGAATCCTTGCAAATGATTACCTCCTCTTCTTTCAGTGAACTATGTCCACTCCCCTTTCAGGCATATGAAGATTGCCTTTCTAACCATTCTGAAGTTGGGTGCGGCTATATGACTTGTTTTCCTCAATGAAGTGTGTGTGAAAGTGATATGTATCCCTTTGAGGCAGAAGCATTTAAGAACCTGAACAATTCTTCATGTTTACTTCACAACTTGGGAAGGGGCTGGAGATCGGGGGAGGGGGGATTAGTCTCATGGTGACATGGTAGAGAGCACCAGGCTGCGATGGTGCAggagtggccgagaggagctaccccacatccgaggtcaggggtggcggccaagaggagcaaccacacgtccaaggagcagcagctgcacaggcacaggaaggccgagaggagctactccatgttcaaggtcaggaggggcgacctcatccaaggtaaggagcagcagctgcgctttgctggagcagccgtgaagagatacccaacatccaaggtaagagaaacccaagtgagacagtaggtgttgcaagagggcatcagagggcagacacactgaaaccataatcacagaaaactggtcagtctgatcacacagaccacagccttgtctaactcagtgaaactaagccatgccctgtggggccacccaagatggacgggtcatgctGGAGAGTCTGACAGAatctggtccactggagaagggaatggcaaaccacttcagtattcttgccttgggaaccccatgaacagtatgaaaaggcaaaatgataggatactgaaagaggaactccccaagttggtaagtgcccaatatgctactagagatcagtggagaaataactccagaaagaatgaagggatggagccaaagcaaaaacaatacccagtcaTGGATGTGAcctgtgatagaagcaaggtccgatgctgtatagagcaatattgcataggaacctggaatgttaggtccatgaatcaaggcaaattggaagtggtcaaacaggagatggcaaaagtgaacgttgacattctaggaatcagcgaactaaaatggactggaatgggtgaatttaactcagatgaccactatatctactactgtgggcaggaatccctcagaagaaatggagtagacatcatggtcaacaaaagagtctgaaatgcagtacttggatgcaatctcaaaaacgacagaatgatctctgttcgtttccaaggcaaaccattcaatatcacggtaatccaagcctatgcctcaaccagtaacactgaagaagctgaacggttctatgaaaacctacaagaccttttagaactaacaccccaaaaagatgtccttttcactataggggattggaatgcaaaagtaggaagtaaagaaacacctggagtaacaggcaaatttggccttggcatacagaatgaagcagggcaaaggctaatagagttttgccaagagaacgcactggtcataacaaacaccctcttccaacaacacaagagaagactctacacatggacatcaccagatggtcaacaccgaaatcagattgattgtattctttgcagccaaagatggagaagctctatacagtcagcaaaaacaagaccgggagctgactgtggctcagatcatgaactccttatcgccaaattcagactgaaattgaagaaagtggggaaaaccactagaccattcaggtatgacctaaatcaaatcctttatgattatacagtggaagtgagaaatagatttaagggactagatctgatagacagagtgcctgatgaactatggacggaggttcatgacactgtacaggagacagggatcaagaccatccccatggaaaagaaatgcaaaaaagcaaaatggctgtctgaggagaccttacaaatagctgtgaaaagaagagaagcgaaaagcaaaggagaaaaggaaagatataaacatctgaatgcagagttccaaagaatagcagggagagataagaaagccttcctcagtgatcaatgcaaagaaatagaggaaaacaacagaatgggaaaaactagagatctcttcaagaaaattagagctaccaagggaacacttcatgcaaagatgggctcgataaaggacagaaatagtgtggacctaacagaagcagaagatattaagagatggcaagaatacacagaagaactgtacaaaaagatcttcatgacccaggtaatcatgatggtgtgatcacgcacctagagccagatatcctggaatgtgaagtcaagtgggccttagaaagcatcacgatgaacaaagctagtggaggtgatggaattccagtggagctatttcaaatcctggaaggtgatgctgtgaaagtgctgcactcaatatgccagcaaatttggaaaactcagcagtggccacaggactggaaaaggtcaattttcattccaatcccaaagaaaggcaatgccaaagaatgctcaaactactgcacaattgcactcatctcacacgctagtaaagtaatgctcaaaattctccaagccaggcttcagcaacacgtgaaccatgaacttccagatgttcaagctggttttagaaaaggcagaggaatcagagatcaaattgccaacatctgctggatcaccaaaaaagcaagagagttccagaaaaacatctatttctgctttattgactatgccaaagcctttgattgtgtggatcacaataaactgtggaaagttctgaaagagatgggaataccagaccacctgacctgcctcttgagaaacctgtatgcaggacaggaagcaacagtcagaactggtcatggaacaacagactggttccaaataggaaaaggagtacgtcaaggctgtatattgtcaccctgcttatttaacttctatgcagagtacatcatgagaaacgctgggctggaagaaacacaagctggaatcaagattgctgggagaaatatcaataacctcagatacgcagatgacaccacccttatggcagaaagtgaagaggaactaaaaagcctcttgatgaaagtgaaagaggagagtgaaaaagttggctgaaagctcaatattcagaaaacgaagatcatggcatccggtcccatcacttcatgggaaatagatggggaaacagtggaaacagtgtcaaacttcatttttgggggctccaaaatcactacagatggtgactgcagccatgaaattaaaagacgcttactctttggaaggaaagttatgaccaacctagatagcatattcaaaagcagagacattactttgccaacaaaggtctgtctagtcaaggctatggtttttccagtggtcatgtatgaatgtgagagttggactgtgaagaaagctgaggaccgaagaattgatgcttctcaacttcggtgttggaaaagactcttgagagtcccttggactgcaaggaaatccaaccagtccatcctaaaagagatcagtcctgggtgttctttggaaggactcatgctaaagctgaaactccaatactttggcctcatgagaagagttgactcattggaaaagaccctgatgctgggaacgattgggggcaggaggagaaggggacgacagaggatgagatggctggatggcatcactgactcgatggacatgagtttgggtaaactccgggagttggtgatggacagggaggcccggcatgctgcgattcatggggtcgcgaagagtccgacacgattaagcgactgaactgaattgaactgacgtGGTAGGATCTCCAAATGGTGGTGGTCCATGGACTTGGGTACCTGAATAATTTACAAGGAGCAGAGCACCCTGCCAGAGAGTAAACCTTTGTGGTTTTAGGCCATTGAGATTTTGGCATTGTTACCACAGCATAACCTAGCCTAACCTGATACAAGGTTCATCTGCATGGTAACTGAACTTTTCCAAGAATTAAAATGCAATTCTTAGATATCTGATCATATGACTAAAACTTGTTGCTCCTATGTGGAAGACAGTTAAGAATGAATTGTTGACTTTCATTCCTAGCTTCTTCAGCTACCACCACCTTCTGATTTTGAGGAAAATTATTTTGAGTACTTCACAGATGAGCTCTCCATTATTCTGGTATTTAgacggggaggggggcgggggagattttgttttctcattccaGAGCCTAATCCCAGAACTGTCCCCACCCACTAATACTCACACAATCTTGTCATAGGGCAACTATTACCACTCCCAAGGTGTCACAAACAGCTGGCGCCACTGCAATGTAAGGGCAATGCAGCCAGGCTGCGCTCTTTCCTCACTGGTGCCTGGGCTTGGTTAAGCCTGGAGAAGCAGCCTTCTCAAGTGGGAACAAAAATGAGTGTGAGGCGCACACCCATCCCGGCACTATGTGAATTTGGGGTGAGTTTTTAGTATTGCAGCTCTGGTCAGTTCTAGTTTCTCTAGCGGCTAGCAAGCTGTCGGGTTGGTGCTACGGGGTGCCCTCGTTTTCCTGGGCTTTTCTCAAGCCCACCTGAACTTGCCATTTTTGCACACTTGCAAAGGTCATAAACGGTGGGGGTTGAGCACGACCAGAGCTTCTGCAAGCGCGCCGCAGCTGGGATCAAAGGTCGGCAGGGCTGCCGAGAGGCTGAGCCTGCGCAGTCCCGCTCCCGCCTTGGAGAGAAAGGGTGGCTGCAACGCGGGATCTTTACACCGGCTAGCTCACAAGAGGCGGGAAAATCTTAGGTTGGGTCGCCGTGtccctccctcttcctgcccTGTCCACACCGTCTGCCCAGCCGGTCCGTCCTCCTCAGGCGCCTAGGCCCCGGGGGAGGGGGATGAGAAGGGCCCTGGGCTTCTGACTCATCATCTCCAACCCCTTTCTCGCGCGCGCTCCAAGTCTCAGGACTTTGGACCTGGGCACTGTGGGAGGGGGCACGGCAACAGCATCTGGGAAACCCCAGCTCTGCCGAGGGGCAGCCCTCAACCCCAGCCGGTCTCCGAAGCTACCAGATGGAGGAATATAGAACCCCAGTCAGTTCTTAGTTACCGAGGTTGGGGTGGTGGCGCCCCCGCGTAGCACTGCCCGCCCAGCTCCTCCCTGCACGCGGGGCCAGTGGTCACGTCCGAGGAAACGCTCGTCTAGGCCCATATTTCCAGCGCCTCGCGTCACTCAGCAGATGCACAGCGCCCCCACCACAGAAGGGAAGGCTCTTTATTTCCCAGCAGGCCACAGGGCGGCGGGGCATCCTGGGATTTGTAGTTTCCGCTAGACTAGAAAGGCACCAGATCGAAGTGAGAGAACGGAAGCACCAGTGGTGAATTGATTTCAGAGAGTGGGCGTGTACAGGAACCCGGGTTTGGAGTGAATGGGATTGTGAAAGGTGGAAATCTTGGAAACAGTGAGATGAGGCAGATGTGAAGCTGGGGAGGCAATGGGTAAGAATGGAAGGGAGGAAATGGATCTAGCTGAAAGTTAGTTTAAGGATATCTTATCTTGCAGGCAGTCAGATTCTCAGGGCTGTGAGGTGATGGCAGACTCACTCTAGGTATTGCTTTCCCCAGCAGGGAAGGGTAAAGCAAGGGGCCTAGTTAGAGGGAGAATTGAAGGCACTCCACCAGACTTCATGTATGTCTCAGGGGACTCCATCTAGTTTGAGTTCAGGGGGATGCTGTGCAGGAGAGTCTGGAGAATGTTCCCGTGGGGTAGGAGAGCAGCACATGTCTGCTTCCACTtgccagctcactgatttgttctcttTGCTGTGCTAGCCACTGTGGGACCAGTCTCCAACTCAGGAACTTCCTCCAACTCTGAGAGGCCCTGAAAACCAGACAGTTGTGAGGTGAGCAAACATCAAGGGTGAGAAAGGAGGAATCCCAGAGAGACGCAGTTTCCTCCTCTCCGATTTTTTCCCTCATGTTCgcacagtccttccaatatttaGTCACATTCCTAATGCTCTCCCACATTTCTAGCCCCAACCATTTAGATACTCAGTTTCCTGTTGCCCATCACtaggagaaagggaaagtgaagttgcagtCCAGTGcgactctttgcagaccccatggactgtagcctaccaggctcctcagtccatggaattttccaggcaagagtactggaatgggttgccatttccttctccaagggatcttcccaacccagggatcaaaccctggtctcccgcactgctttaccgtctgagtctcCTAGCCATCACTAGGAGAGACATGTCCAAAGCCAGAAAACGAATAAGTTTCAGTTTAACAACCTCTCCTGCCCTGCCCCATTGTTTTCCCTTAAGTACCATTGACCAGAAGAGCCAGTGAAAAAAGTTTCTAGCTCTctgcttcctccccaccctcaaTACCTCCTGTAGCTCCTGGTAGCGCAGACTCTGGCTTCTGCAGCATCTTGGCTTCCTCTGGCTCAGCAGGAACAGGGAATATGCTGAGACCAGCACTCCCCCTAGGGTGAAGGCCTCAGCGCTGAGCTCCAGCACCAGCAAGCCGGCTAGCTGTAGGTAGATGGGGCTGAGGGTATGCTGCAGGGGACCCTGCACCTATCTGCCCTTGTCCTTTCCCCTCCTCTCGCCTCCACATCCTCCCACATTCTTCTTTATTTACTTGTACCTCAGAGGGGACAGTTGGGGCAGACATCAAGGCTGTCTTCATCACCTCGACCACCAATGCGATGAAGCCCGAGATCAGATTAAAGGTGTTGAATATCATCATGGCGCGCACCTGCCAGTGAGCCAGTTGAGTCCTGCCAGCCTAGGGGACTCATTGGAACCTCAAGCCCCACCTGTAGCCTAGCTGAAAACAAAACTCAGCTCCTATTCCTCCACCTCCAAACAAGACCATCAGCCCTTTAAACTTTCTTATTTTACCCCCTCAGGGTTTTAGGCCAGTCATGGGCAGAGAGCTGACACAGTTAGTCAACAGTGAGAAATTCACTTCCTAGACTgagatgtgcatgtgtgtatgtgtttcagGGGGTGGGATAATAGTACTACATTCTTTTCCCCTCTCACCTTCCAGAGACGGGGTGCTCTGCGCAGCTCAAGAGTAACAATCCCAGTGAGGAGACCCTGAATGATGAGAAAGGCAAGTGGTGAGGTTTGGCTTGTTAGGGAGGGGCCCTTCCTTCTACCCTCCCACGTGGTAGTTCTTACCAGTATGCCAGGCCCAAGTGGCAGTGCTGTGGTCATGTGACAAGCAGAGTTCAGGCAGGCTACTGAGACAGCAAAGGGCACCACAGCCACTGCCAGCCATAGCTGGCTCACCTGGAGGCCAGATGCAGTGTAGTTAAAGGGAAACTGTCAGGAATTCCCTTCCTCCCAatccttgcctcttccagagATCAGCGATTGGGAGGAATCATAGTGCCAGAGAGTAGTCAACCAAGGGTCATAAGGAGAAGGagatatcatttaatttttttctgcctCATGTTGTAGTTCAGTTACTTACCTGTGTGTTTTCCCCATATGGAGAATCTACTTGGAGATTAAGGGTCTTCCCTTGTTTATTCTATAtttcctccaccctcctcccactCAGAACCTAGCACAGTTTCAGGCACGTGATAGGTGCTTACAAAACATGTGTAGAACTGAATTGGGGGTACAAGTTAACATGCTGAAGGTCGGGGTGGGGCAGCTTGGCCTCACCGCCAGCACCAGGAGGCGCCCACTCTGCCTGTGCCTGGCCCAGTGCTGTAGCTTTTCCAAACGAAGGCTAGGTCTCTCTTGCTGACCAGCTCTGTCCTCCATGGCTCCCTTGACCACTAGAGCTCCGTGATTTCTAGCCTGGGAAAAATGCATTATGACACCCATCAGAAGACAGGACATACAGCAACATCTCTTTCAGCTGCCCCTCTGCCCACTTTCAATATCCAGGAAGTTGAGGTTTAGAGTCCTTACACCTACCTAGTCTTGAAGCAGCTGCTCCAAAGGGATGGGTCCCAATCGGGCCTGGAGCTCCTGGCAGggcccctggtagctcagagcaGATGACAAACTTGTCCTGGCAGAGACAGGCTATCAAGGCTGAGGTGTGGTGGGGCAAAGGTCCCTATGAGGGCTTATGGATCCAGGGAGTGGCGGTGGGTAGACACCAGCCTCAGTTCACTCTACAAGACACCTCGCCCTATCTCATTCTGTTCCCATTTCCTGTTGACCCCGTCTCTGCCCATCCTTTGTGCCTCTTCTGATCACTCACCTTATCCACATGGATACTATCACCCTGGGCTCCAATGTCCCATTTCCacctaatttttttcctttttttagggGGCTTCCTCCTTAACTTACTTGCCATTCCATAGGGAAATCCCACCTCACTCTCTGGATTAGTCCCATCATTACCACTTGAAGATTTGTCCCAAGACCAGCCAAGACCTGGCTTCTTATCTCTCACTTTCTGGACAATTTCTCCTCTCTCATTCCTTTCTTGAAGGATTTACTCTGGATTGGGCACTGACTAAGTGGATGGAGAGCTCTATTTATAGTAGGGATTGTTTTTGACTCAGTGATAACCTGTAGTTAGACATGTTAGAAGATGGTCCTTAAATGGTCAGTCTTGGAAAGGACACTATTGCAACAATTAATATTTTTGAGGGACAGAAGTTGCCTTGAAGCCAGGCAAGCTCTGACACTttcccagctgtgtggccttggataCATTATTCTACCAATTTGAACCTCAGTTTGTTGAAACTGAGTGATTAAAAGGGGGACAGTAATATGACTGGGAAGGGTTGTTGACTCAGGGTGGGTACATAATAACCATTAATGATGCTGATTAATTTATACTGATATACCTGATGCCCATATATTACAGcacttgggttgcaaagagtcgcacacgacttagctactgaacagcaataaAGAAGCAGCATCACCTAGGCCCAAATATATATTCTGTAGATCAAAAATAGGAAAAGCCCACCTTGCTGCAAGCCTGACTTCTGGAGGCAACCAGATCTATGTTCAAATCCCAGAGCAATccaggtgaccttgggcaagttac contains:
- the TMEM253 gene encoding transmembrane protein 253 isoform X1, with the protein product MEDRAGQQERPSLRLEKLQHWARHRQSGRLLVLAVSQLWLAVAVVPFAVSVACLNSACHMTTALPLGPGILGLLTGIVTLELRRAPRLWKVRAMMIFNTFNLISGFIALVVEVMKTALMSAPTVPSELAGLLVLELSAEAFTLGGVLVSAYSLFLLSQRKPRCCRSQSLRYQELQEGLSELEEVPELETGPTVASTAKRTNQ
- the TMEM253 gene encoding transmembrane protein 253 yields the protein MEDRAGQQERPSLRLEKLQHWARHRQSGRLLVLAVSQLWLAVAVVPFAVSVACLNSACHMTTALPLGPGILGLLTGIVTLELRRAPRLWKLAGLLVLELSAEAFTLGGVLVSAYSLFLLSQRKPRCCRSQSLRYQELQEGLSELEEVPELETGPTVASTAKRTNQ